The Carassius auratus strain Wakin unplaced genomic scaffold, ASM336829v1 scaf_tig00019247, whole genome shotgun sequence DNA window tggAGAGCCTAATTAGTACTCGATTTCCATTGGTTCTCAAGCTACAGTATGCAGTAAGAAATCTCTTGTGCATTACACAAAGTGTCCCCAAGTAAAGTTCATTGTCTTCCTAgttagaattttcatttatgtatttggaAGATGCTTTCAAACTGAAGTTACTTTCAGTGTAATATATAATTagaatttaactgaaataaaatcaagaGTTGCAATATTATGACCAATGGTCAGCATCATTAGACAAGCATTTTTAGTTTTAGATCTCTGAAGCAACAAAAGCCAAAACAAAGCACATTTGTCAGTGTGTCTGATGTGAAGAAAGACCTTCTGCTGAGGATTGCTGGATGGTTTTTCTAGATTTAAAAGTAACGACAGCAGGAGTACTCTCAGGTCACATTTACCTAGAAGCAAATGGATCAATATCTATTCTCTGCTCTTAATCAAAACTCAACCTAGATATATCATTGCTAAAATTTGTTGTCAACTAAAGTAATTTAATAACTGCTTGAGCAACAATGCCATTTGTAGCCAGGTTACTCTGGAAAGAACCTGATAACAGTGTttgctcattaaaaataaataaaacaaacaccaaTATGCTCCACAGTTATATTCTTCTGGTGATATTTTTCATGGTAATATTTATGTCAAACATATGTAAAAAGATGATTCTGTGCATGTATCTGTTGGATTATGCTTTGATAAGTTGGTTTAAATTAAGAAAACTGAAATGTTCTTCCATCTTACCTGCAGGTTTTGCGAGTGGTCCGTCTAATAAAGATTTCTCCGGCATTGGAAGACTTTGTGTATAAGATTTTTGGTCCAGGGAAAAAACTCGGCAGTCTAGTGGTTTTCACTGCCAGTCTGCTCATTGTGATGTCTGCCATCAGTCTGCAGATGTTCTGCTTTGTGGAGGACTTGGATCGTTTCACCACATTTCCACGGGTAAATCTCCCTGTTTCTGGAGACATAGAAAGTAGTTGTATATCAAAAAATCAATTGTTGAAAAAATTTGGTGTTGGAGGAGCAAATAAAGTTCTTGAAATCTGTGAATTACGATTGGAGATTTTTGTATTTTGACCATTTTTATAAGTGATTCAAATAGCTGAGATGTTAAAATACTTACAATCGTAACGTCAGAAAAACACTGGTGAAATATAGAGAAGAACTCAAAAACCAGTGTTGACCAAAATATCTCTAAATCAAATATACTACTTAATTTGTCAGCAGATGTAAGACTCTATTCCACGTTTCTTGATACTATGTGCTCATGAGAGGGGTTCTCATTAGTGGTGTCTTTTTATCCTCCGTTATTAGTGGGACTCCACTGATCCCAATGCGTGCTGGGATTTGGAGGGGCTCACATAAACAGATGCCGCTCATATCCAAGGCGGGTGGCACGATAACCATTGAAGATAATGATGTTTACCCAGCTCCCTTGTCAATAGACCTGTTGCAAAATTATCTTCATCTGCAGTCACTCAGAGACAGTGTGACTGTGACCAGGCTCGGGACCAGCTGGGTTTAGACCTTCATTTGacttccatgaaaaaaaaaaggctatgaaAATGTGGTCTCAAATCTCCGCATGAATCTGAGACCTGGGGCacactgttttttcttcttccttatttttatttgcatccaTTTCAGTGAATGTTGTGCTCTATCTTGTCTTATTTTGTCGCAGCACTGTCAGTCAACAATCCTTGTAAATACATGATAATATATTTAGGCAAAGCAACAAACGAAAAAATGTTACTCTGCCTTGTTACTTTTCAAATTTCCATTTTGTTTTGATGACTGGAAAGGTCAGGGGTCAGGACAATTAGCACCATCAATCAAATTCATGAAAACATACATCTGTTATGCCTATTAACTATTCAAGTTTTCACCCATATCCAGATGAGGCACTGGGGGCTGTCAAGCATGTAAAGggcttttgttgttttctcataaaagaagaaagaatccagtctgataaaaaataaaaagttacagaAAAAATATGGGCTaatgatttctcttttttttttcctgcaggcATTTATGTCCATGTTTCAGATTCTTACACAGGAGGGATGGGTGGATGTCATGGACCAAACTCTGGTGGCAGTGGGACAGATGTGGGCTCCAGTGGTGGCCATATACTTCATTCTCTACCACCTGTTTGCTACACtggtaaaaataattatttgtgcattttcttTCAGATAAAACAAAAGGATTTTTAAATCGTGCTACAGAGATGACATATTTTTGAAGGCCAACTTGAAAGTTATCCTCACCCAGTCACgcttttccattggcttttgcaATATTGCACAAAATATGCTCCtacacattttgttcatcatCGTCTTTACAATATAATACAACACAACTTTAACACAAATTTTAAAGCCTAAATACAATTGCCAAAAGTTAAAATCTAAATGTAGGCAAACTTCACCACAGTTGCATGACTTCAATGTTACCACTATTAGGCTTCCGACAAAGTTATAATAGTTTGCAAGAGTGTGATTATAAAAACAATGAGTACTAATGATTAGATCCATTTTCCTGTTCAGTGTGATGATTTTTTAAGATCCTCGACAACCAGTAGTCCCTTTTAAACAACTCTAACTTTGGTTAGCAACCGCTTTTTTCTAGACAAGTTAAGTTTTTAAAAACCAAAAGGGgttattactgatgtattttattttaaagaataaaactggaaaatattttgagtttgtgttaaccacagaccttaattcatgttttaaactaaaaacccattcaaaaaacaCACTGACTTCAGCACAATGGAACCGGAAGTTATAAAGTGCTAAACACTAACTTGTTTCTGGgttttaatatacaaaaatatgtcatataGTATTTTGGTGATGCTATCCAATCATATAAATGTGTGGTTAACCAGTGGATTTTCAGTGTTTCAAAATTTAATTCTGGAAACTAAACTGGCAGTGTGTGATGAGACTTGTCTGAAGCATGATCTACATCATCACCTTCATTTTCATTGTGGTATCCAATAAAGGACCCCTGTTCAATGTGTTGCACATGCTCTGTGTGTTCCCAATTTCAGGCACACAgcaacaaagcaaagcaaatacATCTAAAATTAAGCTTGCATTCATGCTGCTGAGAGCTAACCAGACTGTTAGAAAATGAATCATACTTCATCCTCCCTTTCCTCTCTTGATCTAGCCATCAAGAGAAAATATTCAGTGATCCTGTAGCAGGTTGGATGTTAGTGAGAGCAGTATTCCAACCTCTAATGGATAGTTTTCTGTGGTTTGAAGAGATGCAGCATTCTAGCTGATGTCTAAGATACTTCGTTTTTTAGTGAATGTGAGTAAAGCGGATCAGTCTGTGTGCAGGACTTTCTGTAGTACAGCAGTTGACTACTGCCTGCTATGTTTTCTTCAGACAGTAATTATAAAGACTTTAAGGAGTAAATCTGAGATTGTTTTGTGAGTATCTGACTGCTTGTAGCCTGAAAACTTGTGTTGTGTATAAAGTGGACATGGATACATTTCTGTGCTGTCTCCCACCCATGAACAGAAACAACACTTGCTTAGAAAATATAGCAGTAAATAGCCTCTGGAAACATCCTAACACACATGCATTTTATAGTCGTCACACCTGACATCAAACATTTCCTTTACTTGTAgttgtatcttaaaaaaaaaaaaaacacacctttaGGGCATTTCACAGACACATCACGGCCCCTGTCACTCCCCGTTACAGATATTACAAGCGAACATTTGACCATTGGTGTCTTCTTGTTGTTTTACCAACCATTGCCATAAAATctccacaatgcaatgcacataCAGTATAAGCATACTGCCAAGATAATGAAATATTTGCACACGAGATCTTAGCTATAGATTTATGTTAACCATTTCTTGGCAATATCCTCAGTTGAGAACAGAAAGTACTCTGGATCTAATTGCACTGTGGTGGtcgtaatgattttttttttcttttgtttgactTTTGACAAGTTTGAGTGAGTGAAGAGCAGCCGtttaaatttgacatttgaaTGAGAGTGCACACTAATGACAGAGCAGACCGAGCATGTAATCAAGACACGGctgaatcatttattaatttcctgtcacagaaaaaaaaaagaaagaaaatatgatGAATAGAAAAGACAATGCCTAATGCATTTTAGGACAGCTTTAGACACCTCACACATAAGGAGAAGTGTCATTAAATATCAAAGCACTGATGACATCTAAGGCACAGTCAGCTGTGATTGATTTACTTGTTGTTGCTGTCCTGAGCATCTAATCTTTGTTTGCTGTGTTTATGGTGTAACATTTTGTTTTCCTTTGACATGTGGTTCCATGTCCAATAgcatattatttttcaaatggaATTTTAATTGTTGGATCATAACTACATCTTGGACAGAACTCATGTTTGCATGACAGATTATCTGTCAACATCACCCCATGAGCACAATACACCTACTGACAATGTACGGCAAAGAATATTGAGGccacattacagtgtttgtcttaaAACTGCTGTTGATGTTCAGTTACCATATGTGACTAATGAAAGAGTTGTCTTAAATATCTTCGAATGGCTTATTTGTTTTTCCTAAACATTGCCCTAAATGCATATAAGGATGTACTGGCAAATTGCAACGAAAGCTAAATTCAGTATGTTCTTGTCTTTTAGATCCTCCTGAGTCTTTTTGTGGCTGTCATTTTGGACAATCTTGAGTTGGATGAAGACTTGAAGAAGTTAAAACAGGTAAGATTGTGATAATTGTTCTACTTATTTTATACACCAGTTTGAAACTTTGTGGTCGGTAAGatctttgaaatatttttgaaagatgcTCACCTAGGATGCGTTTATTACAGTTACTTAATACAgttaaatataactaatatacagttttacaaaataatagttttttattttaatgtattttaaaatatagtttatttctttaGCATCAAAGTTGAATCATAAGAACTTATTATATCCCTCCATTCACTGTCAGAAAAACCCTAAATAATAAGATCTGATTTCAAAGTAAATTAGGTTATAATACTTTTACAATGTGCTTTCTGAACCGTTGAATCACAATACATCCAAAAACATTCCTCAACTAGCACGATTGTAGCCTTAAACAGTTTAATTTTATCTTCCCTGCATTTGAGGAAAAACGGGGTGAGCCGTGTTAATTAATACAGTTCTCCATCTTGTTCTCTGtctatttttacctttttatgaGGCCGTGATGCACAGGTAACGATGACTCATAGGATAATTAGCGTGAGAAAGCGTGAACTATTCGACAAGCGCACTATGAAAAAACAAGGCACCTTCTTCACAGGATGCAAATGAACTTCTGCTGTGGCCAAATATCATAGGAAATGGCTTTTGAAAGCAATTAGAGGTCGGATGTCTCTGTGGATAACAGCATGTCACCTCTCTCCTCCAGCACATCGGCAACATATTTCAGCAATTGTTTAAAttgttgagagagagaaagcgagacaGAAACCAGCAACTCATCACAATTTTCATGATTACTTTTGCGAACTATGTTTTGTCATAACTATAATTTGTCATAACTATAACTACATCATACATAAATAGTAGAAGTAATAGTATAAATTGAAAGGGAAGGCCACTGGTTTCCTGTGATTTCTTTTGTTCTCTGTGCTTTTCTCACTCTGAGTAAATGACATGAGTTGTGTTGGTCCTTCAATCCACCAGGCTGTCAAGCTCCAGGCATCTTCGCATGCCCAGATCAGTTATCCCTCAGACACAGCTGACTGATCCACGGTTCCACCTGTAAAATTGCCTATTTTATAGGTGCTTCAAGCACAGATGGGGGCAATCCAAAAATAGAGCGTTAGATTGTGATTGCTGTCCAAGAATACAGGTGGCTTTTGTAAAGCGCATTTCAATGGCTGACCTTAATTGAAGTAACAACtggatgtttttttgtgtgtgtgttttccctcaCAGTGGCTTTATGACAGCTCTTCTGGGTTGTTTTTTATTTCCATAGGCTTTTCTGTTGCTGCCTAAGAACCTCTGTTACCTTGTAATAAAGTCATCAGTAACTGTCTCTTAAAATGTTTGGCCACATGCTAGatagaaggatttctgaaaatGGAGCATTAATTATGACACTACATTTAACCTTCAGACTCTCAGAGGCTCAGAATTGACAgacaatttatttgtatttttttggcagGGAATTGTTTGTCTGTTTGATTAGGCTTAGCTTTGTGTGATTTTTAGCACGTCTTCTACATACTGAAAATAGACAGATTCATTCACCATTCATTTCCATTATACCACGAACAATAAACAATTAATTCAAACAATTAACCTAAGGTTATGATGTGTTATCATGTTTTATATTGGATTATTCTTTTCAAAGGCTTATCCCTTTTAATAGCTCAAGCCAAACTTTACAcaagcaattattttatttttatgacatgcTGAATGTATCTGAATCAGTTGAACAGGATTGAAATGTTAAACTAAAGGAAGAACAGTGACTGTTACACAACATATTCAGAAGCCATATTTTAATGAAGTATGTATATGAAACAGTATTTTGTGGTGTTTTCCATTAATTCAGTTTatactattaaataatattaaataaaataaatacttatttttgttatgtgcagtatatacatatacagtgccATTCAAACAGTCAAACAAGTAATACTTTTGTTCAGTAAGAATGTGTTAATTAGTTCACCAAATcaggcatgttagaatgatttctgaagtatcttTAAGGATAAATGCAAACTCTGAAAATTAAATACTTTCACATATACAGTTTATTTGTGAGAGTTCATGGTATTCCCTACATTATGAGGACCAAATGCCCCCTTAGGAAGTATAATACCCGCATATTTTGACATTGaagggacatttttttttacagctatgGGGTCACCATAAAACATAGAAACccaatgtgtgcgtgtgtgcacatCTCTGTATAAGAAAAATTGTATGCAAAGTCGATGTGAGGTTGACTTTTCAAATGTATAACTAAGttagttttttcatgtttcatcaAGATATTCTATCTTGTTTCATGTTATAAATGTCAGACATGACACATTTCTTGGGACAGTAACAGTATCTTGATTTAATTGACAGTAGAGCCGTGGACAGTTCTAGAGAATTCTAATCTACAGAATGTATGAGCGGAGCAGTTTTAAGGGTGTTATTTTTTTGAATGGTTTATTTAGATTCCACAAATAAACCTGGTGGTTCCATTTCACTCTCACCACAGGATAGGGTAAGTGTTGAAATGAGTCTGGCCCTGATCAATCCTCCCACGCTGTGATATTTTTGCCAGAAAAAAGAATTGTCTCATATTTTACCTTTCTACTTTTCCATTTTATATTAGTTTGTAATTGCATTTAGCAAAATTACAAACTTGGCACTTCATGAGCCAAGAGGAGGGACTGATACACTTTTTCTTATTTAGCCATGAAAAGTTTCCTGTGAAGAGTACAACCTTGCACAATCCCTGCCAATCAGACCATATGTAATGTTTATtatcatgtatgtatgtatgtaggctatttatttaattatttgggaGATGTCACAGTTGGCAGAGCTACTCAGCACAGAACACCACATTTGTATTGATAGTAAcagcatttcattaaaaaaaaaaatctttaaatagaTAATCAGTATTGTTTGATTGTCCAGTTGTACCTTGAAACACTTTCCCAGTTCCCATCCATGCGCAGCCTGTTGCTGTATTCCTTTTCATTCTCTCAGAAAATAGAACTATTTTCACAGGGATCCATTCTCATGTCTTCAGTCAGAAAGATCTTGAGGCACTCCATGATGCTTTTTGTTACTGGGGTTTCTTAAGGCTTCATGAGAGTGATTCAAAGTATATGCTTGCAGTGTTGTTTGTTGTACTCATTTAGTCAGAGCTTTGAATGGGCCATATCTATATTCATTGATATTGACTATGATAACTGATCTTTTTGGCATACAGTAGCTGGCAGCTAAGAATGCAAATGTTCAAACCTGAAGTTTGAGTATCTATTATTAGACAACTGGCTCTGTGAAGATGGAGGAATTAAATGATGACTCATAACTTGTTGGAACATGACAGAGATTTTGGTAGCACTCCAGATGAGGACAGTCAGTTGCTACTTCTATGTACCCTTCAAAGGACAAAGCTAGTCAGTAAAAGTatgcatttaaagggggggtgaaatgctcattttcactcaatctcctgttaaccttgagtacctatagagtagtactgcatccttcatatctccaaaaagtctttagttttattatatttataagagaaaaatagtctgtggccgattttttttttcggaaaaacacgagcgtctggaggcgtggcgtgtgggcggagctaaagaatcacgagcgcgagtaggcttttgcattgagagcgtccGGAAGCTGTGAcatttaccgtgaggaaaaaaccatcatccaaaacaaaccatggctaacagtcagattcagccgtttatttatgagatcagaatcagatccagaggctgaaatttaacaagagcagcatcagcaacaacgtctctatgtggtatgtactgaaactgtatatatttgcttagcggttttggaaaatgactaagttccactttgtcgtcttttttttaattttttttttttaagctgtacatgtggaaagtgcagtttgatgacaacatcgcatgttgtttacttgatgtgcttacgcgccgatagctaagttaacaacacagagatattttaagcagttttactcaccgcctgcggttccaacacacgatcttaaccctttttcgttgggattgcatcattcttaagaaataaacgatacgcaaatccggcatcaaactgggccttgtttgtaaaacaagcatcttcaaaatgcagggaacaaacaaaaacacttgcacaactccgtcgatgctctgtaaaaataaactgtgtccactggtcccttaatgttttttttttggtaatctgtgcagggttgtcttgcccttgcaaccaaaaacacacttcttttgtgacattttgcgacgctcttgctctgatcagtgaatgtctctgcttaatttttgaaactttgtccatgtttagcatgggaatccaaggTGAATATGCAGTTTAAAAATTCCATTTGAGTGGAACATTAGGTTAGATACCTGGTATATATTCTAATTGACTAATTTAATTCAGCTCCTGAAAGTAGTGTGTTGTctactcattttttatttatttttattctttttttcccctaaGATAATAAACTATCTTAGGCTGGTTAAATTTTTTTTGGCAGGCAAAGCTTAGAATTTGGCACAATTTGACCTCCTGTCACGTCACAAAAGTTCTCCAAGCAGAAAACAAAACCATTTTCACCCAATTTCTTCTCACATGTGCATTAAGCCTTACTCATGCAAGATTATTTTTAGATTTGCTCAGAATAGTTTTCAACTAGGTTTGCCCTCTGTGCCATCAACAGGTGTTGAAAAAGAACAACAGAGATGTAATTTACCACAAAACGATGTTAATCAATCTGATTTTCTCATGGTAACATTCGATCATCATTTGCTGATTGCCAATACATTGTTTATGAAAATAGCATGTAATTCATGAAAATGGCATTGCAGTTGTCAATACTGGCAgatgatttttctt harbors:
- the LOC113076177 gene encoding sodium leak channel non-selective protein-like, giving the protein MRSSVFHMFILSMVAVDVIVAASNYHRGEDHKLTNDEFYLAEVAFTVLFDLEALLKIWCLGFTGYISSSLHKFESLLVVGTTLHIYPDLYHSQFTYFQVLRVVRLIKISPALEDFVYKIFGPGKKLGSLVVFTASLLIVMSAISLQMFCFVEDLDRFTTFPRAFMSMFQILTQEGWVDVMDQTLVAVGQMWAPVVAIYFILYHLFATLILLSLFVAVILDNLELDEDLKKLKQAVKLQASSHAQISYPSDTAD